From the genome of Leptospira saintgironsiae, one region includes:
- a CDS encoding tetratricopeptide repeat protein — MKYILVSLSILLFANQIAADFPLPIPEPGESDISSRGTSPDEPLPPIDASSVVAEQKPEQVGSDITQENVIGTTGEEQKISETKQTVSEPVKEKKTKLPNLAERKDKKGGKKKEAAADPSRAAYERGLLRLRNGQKDAAKEEFGKAASTEGTASSQAKLELSKLENAKAPDSNAEAPAAEDDSRWKTSLETARSLRAQGKNSEAESILLRTATEGEGEYRSRALLQLGDMLFRMGRYSDARSYLMDFWNRFGKTFPNAEDTSSREFKRQREEKELGAYLLFKSSYKAGEGEWAKRFLKKYLDKSHSESQGVYSPLRTEMESFAKSDL, encoded by the coding sequence ATGAAATATATTCTAGTTTCTTTAAGTATTCTACTTTTCGCGAACCAGATTGCTGCAGATTTTCCTCTGCCTATCCCGGAGCCAGGCGAGAGTGACATTTCCTCCAGAGGAACTTCTCCTGATGAGCCTCTTCCTCCTATTGATGCTAGTTCTGTAGTAGCGGAACAAAAACCGGAACAAGTTGGATCGGATATAACTCAAGAAAATGTAATCGGGACTACTGGAGAAGAGCAAAAGATCTCAGAAACAAAACAAACTGTTTCTGAACCTGTAAAAGAGAAAAAAACAAAACTTCCAAATCTTGCGGAAAGAAAAGATAAAAAAGGCGGCAAGAAGAAGGAAGCGGCTGCGGATCCAAGTAGAGCAGCTTACGAAAGAGGACTTTTACGTCTTAGAAATGGACAAAAAGATGCAGCTAAAGAAGAATTTGGTAAGGCTGCATCAACGGAAGGAACTGCAAGTTCACAAGCAAAATTAGAATTATCTAAATTAGAAAATGCAAAGGCTCCTGATTCAAATGCGGAAGCTCCGGCAGCAGAAGATGATTCCAGATGGAAAACTTCTTTGGAAACTGCAAGATCTCTTAGGGCTCAGGGCAAAAATTCGGAAGCAGAGTCCATTCTTCTTAGAACTGCAACAGAAGGTGAGGGAGAATATAGATCGAGAGCATTATTACAATTAGGTGATATGCTTTTCCGAATGGGAAGATATTCCGATGCTCGCAGTTATCTTATGGATTTTTGGAATCGTTTCGGTAAAACTTTTCCGAACGCAGAAGATACAAGTTCTAGAGAATTCAAAAGACAAAGAGAGGAAAAAGAATTAGGTGCTTATTTACTTTTTAAATCCAGCTATAAGGCAGGAGAAGGTGAATGGGCGAAAAGATTCTTGAAAAAATATTTGGATAAGTCTCATTCCGAATCCCAAGGAGTGTATTCCCCCTTGAGAACGGAAATGGAATCTTTCGCGAAAAGCGATCTTTAA
- a CDS encoding chemotaxis protein CheX: MQIRAELVNPFLEAATIVFRDILQTDLIRGKIGIKDTPETTLELAIIIGVLGTFNGEVIYGLNYDAAYKISKKLMPGMSDDDIKNEYKDILGEIANMTTGNAMNIFATAGQSIEITAPNIVDAKNETIKIPKKQALGISLFSKFGKLEVNVALT; the protein is encoded by the coding sequence ATGCAAATCCGCGCCGAGTTAGTAAACCCATTCCTGGAAGCTGCTACAATTGTCTTTCGGGATATATTACAGACCGACCTGATCCGTGGAAAGATCGGTATCAAAGACACTCCTGAAACGACTCTGGAGCTTGCGATTATTATCGGAGTCCTGGGAACGTTCAACGGAGAAGTTATCTACGGTTTGAACTACGACGCGGCTTATAAAATTTCCAAAAAGCTGATGCCTGGTATGAGCGACGACGATATCAAAAATGAATATAAAGATATCTTAGGTGAGATCGCAAACATGACCACAGGTAATGCGATGAATATTTTCGCAACTGCAGGTCAGTCGATAGAGATCACTGCTCCGAATATCGTGGATGCAAAAAACGAAACAATCAAGATCCCTAAAAAACAAGCTCTTGGGATCAGTCTATTTTCCAAATTCGGAAAATTAGAAGTAAACGTAGCCTTAACTTAA
- a CDS encoding LIC_11490 family protein: MMLYIALALILVGILCFIYVSFQPNSKKEFSAGSFSKGNLSQAREKKISHDTLASLKKQGRSETYSQMDLAFAEDRKIRPLSERQKMESQRAEPEVSEEEFGTEIWDETKRGEILEMVTEPERVQPRIPKEEEWSMEGVLFLDLSGRLPYEALQEKIRPETLKGFRRMGKGSIREIPGGFTFQARNSEFSYKLNEVEKIVFYDEGFALLPLKREYPTPIFLTKDGEKFKSYLEYTASV, translated from the coding sequence ATGATGCTCTATATTGCCTTAGCACTCATTTTAGTAGGAATCCTCTGCTTTATTTATGTTTCCTTCCAGCCAAATTCTAAAAAAGAGTTTAGTGCTGGTTCATTCTCAAAAGGAAATCTTTCGCAAGCAAGAGAGAAAAAAATTTCTCATGATACGTTAGCTTCTCTGAAAAAACAGGGACGTTCAGAAACTTATTCCCAAATGGATCTGGCATTTGCAGAAGATAGAAAGATCCGTCCTCTTTCCGAAAGACAAAAAATGGAATCTCAAAGGGCTGAGCCTGAGGTTTCAGAGGAAGAATTCGGAACTGAAATTTGGGATGAAACAAAAAGGGGAGAAATTTTGGAAATGGTAACAGAGCCTGAACGAGTCCAACCTAGGATCCCTAAAGAAGAAGAATGGTCTATGGAAGGAGTATTATTCCTAGATCTTTCTGGAAGATTACCTTACGAAGCTCTTCAAGAGAAGATCCGTCCTGAAACTTTAAAAGGTTTTAGAAGAATGGGGAAAGGAAGTATTAGAGAGATCCCAGGTGGATTTACTTTTCAGGCAAGAAATTCAGAATTTAGTTATAAACTGAATGAAGTAGAGAAGATCGTTTTTTATGATGAAGGTTTCGCGTTACTTCCTCTAAAAAGAGAATACCCGACCCCGATCTTTTTGACCAAGGACGGGGAGAAGTTCAAATCTTATCTGGAATATACTGCGAGCGTTTGA
- the lmtA gene encoding lipid A Kdo2 1-phosphate O-methyltransferase gives MALIEELDQQGNFLFRWRSYIPGFILLLCLYSLSRFEFLEDSYEINLYYAAACFAVSLLGLAVRCFVIGYAPARTSGRNTKEQVADVVNQEGIYSLVRHPLYLGNFLMYLGPVLYFRDVPLLIVFSLFFGFYYERIMFAEEKFLRDKFGQDYLNWADKIPAFIPKFSGYVKPKLSFSFRNILKREYPSLFGILVIFVVFDYAASFKVGFGDWMEPWTVITEPQIWAFGIGAAFYTIVRVIVKTTKWLVVEGR, from the coding sequence ATGGCATTAATTGAAGAATTGGATCAGCAGGGGAATTTTCTATTTCGCTGGAGATCTTATATACCAGGATTTATTCTTCTTCTTTGTCTATACTCCTTAAGCAGATTTGAATTTTTAGAAGATTCTTACGAGATCAACTTATACTACGCAGCCGCTTGTTTTGCAGTTAGCTTACTCGGTTTAGCAGTTCGTTGTTTTGTGATCGGTTACGCTCCTGCCCGCACTTCCGGCAGAAATACCAAAGAACAAGTAGCTGATGTGGTCAACCAAGAAGGAATTTATTCTCTTGTTCGCCATCCTCTTTATCTCGGAAATTTCCTAATGTATTTAGGACCTGTTCTTTATTTCAGAGATGTTCCTTTACTTATAGTATTTTCCTTATTTTTCGGATTCTATTACGAAAGAATAATGTTCGCAGAAGAAAAATTCTTAAGAGATAAATTCGGCCAAGACTATCTGAATTGGGCAGACAAAATCCCTGCATTCATTCCTAAATTTTCAGGTTATGTAAAACCTAAACTCAGTTTCTCTTTCAGAAATATTCTTAAAAGAGAATATCCGAGCTTATTCGGGATCTTAGTTATCTTCGTAGTATTTGATTATGCAGCAAGTTTTAAGGTCGGATTCGGAGATTGGATGGAACCTTGGACAGTAATCACCGAGCCTCAGATCTGGGCATTTGGCATAGGCGCTGCGTTCTATACAATCGTTAGAGTAATAGTAAAAACCACCAAGTGGTTAGTGGTAGAAGGCAGATAA
- a CDS encoding DUF4340 domain-containing protein, with amino-acid sequence MIDLSKYFRLLRIYYKEYPQGFLFFGNILLAILLLVAKDPWDWFKKTYQNSDPFYKIKSEEIQTITSGRKGQESILNRNLDGWTVQLPSELVLPGDSARIEELIQTCLDLRKFTLLSESNSVSKEEFGLGGDEPVIELKDVSGNSLGKILIGAPVRKGSGTYILDDKNQIWLVKENLKSVTGGGKLDFFLSRSLVPPFPKREIVSEIKISGFSSINFSLSKQGENWILETSGGQIVAYSEEVENYLEEIKKLSADEVLLEKSEELTPVPKDRNFKIEIITSTDRYLVSPIGMTKLGSYVFQREGLSYRLVLDPWNLERILQKDLADFSTRFLSP; translated from the coding sequence ATGATTGATCTTTCTAAATATTTCCGCCTTCTCCGTATCTATTACAAAGAATATCCGCAAGGATTTTTATTTTTTGGAAATATACTTTTAGCCATTCTACTTTTGGTCGCAAAAGATCCTTGGGACTGGTTCAAAAAGACTTACCAAAACTCGGATCCATTTTACAAAATCAAATCGGAAGAAATCCAAACAATTACCAGCGGACGCAAAGGACAGGAAAGTATCCTAAACAGAAACTTGGACGGATGGACAGTCCAGTTACCTTCTGAGCTAGTCCTTCCAGGAGATTCCGCAAGAATTGAAGAATTGATCCAAACATGTTTAGATCTACGCAAATTCACTCTACTCTCAGAATCCAATTCAGTTTCTAAGGAAGAATTCGGATTAGGTGGAGATGAACCAGTTATAGAATTAAAAGATGTTTCTGGAAATTCTCTAGGAAAAATTCTAATAGGAGCACCGGTCAGAAAAGGTTCCGGGACTTATATACTGGACGATAAAAACCAAATCTGGTTAGTTAAAGAAAATCTAAAATCAGTTACAGGAGGAGGAAAACTCGACTTTTTCCTAAGTAGATCCTTAGTTCCTCCCTTCCCTAAGAGAGAAATAGTTTCAGAGATCAAGATCTCAGGATTTTCCTCCATAAATTTTAGTTTAAGTAAACAAGGAGAGAATTGGATCTTAGAAACTTCAGGCGGACAGATTGTCGCCTATAGTGAAGAAGTGGAAAATTATTTGGAAGAAATTAAAAAACTTAGTGCAGACGAAGTTCTTTTAGAGAAGTCGGAAGAACTTACTCCAGTTCCCAAAGATAGAAATTTTAAAATAGAGATCATTACGAGTACGGATCGTTATTTAGTTTCTCCCATTGGAATGACCAAGTTAGGAAGTTATGTTTTCCAGAGAGAGGGCTTAAGTTACAGATTGGTCCTGGATCCCTGGAATCTGGAAAGGATCCTACAAAAGGATCTTGCAGACTTTTCTACTAGGTTCCTTTCTCCTTAA
- a CDS encoding GldG family protein, producing the protein MRELFHPLLEISKSPWFGFANGILLFVLLNGIFSSIPCKADLSRSGRFQITTSTVKVLKELDDPLYIDAFYSSEIPGEYKARAELSKELLKEISKIGKENVSLRFYDPSASEEDARKAMEVGLEPQILQQTSRDSASVKQAFMGIVLTLGHKTEVLSFAFFTEDLEYQILNSIRKMQRQDKDSGIVLLKSPGNISFQEQGSPKDRIEIFARRVLRGEYGPILELDLETEDLPPETEVLLWIGGGTLSKNTEHKLDKFILEGGSFILLSKTMEFKTNSERGSFGLLSGDLGAGLAQKNPDSEEMVRFLEHYGIRINYDIVLEPDHSLPMGSVIEIEPGVLGKYPYPPWIVPDQKSKSLDPNSAFTKNQESLLIPWSSSLNILPEKQKDVQYTILAKSGTDAESRTEPISLGEKQILSTPIQANGGPFLLGVYAEGKFTSYFSDSKQSHQSSATSANKSTKTGRILVFGSPYLVSDLLAFPEFSEILKNSNIPFLLNAIDILKGETDLLEVRSKQSAVLKLKPLPFFLETAISLFHLFLVPGLLALYAFRRLKRRNG; encoded by the coding sequence ATGAGAGAGTTATTTCATCCGCTTTTAGAAATTTCTAAATCTCCTTGGTTTGGATTCGCGAACGGAATATTGTTATTTGTTCTGCTGAATGGGATCTTCTCCTCAATTCCTTGCAAAGCCGATCTTTCTAGATCAGGAAGATTCCAGATCACCACGAGCACCGTAAAAGTATTAAAAGAATTAGATGATCCACTTTATATAGATGCATTTTATTCTTCAGAGATCCCAGGAGAATATAAAGCAAGAGCAGAACTTAGCAAAGAACTCTTAAAAGAGATCTCTAAGATCGGAAAGGAAAATGTTTCTTTGAGATTTTATGATCCTTCTGCTTCGGAAGAAGATGCCAGAAAAGCGATGGAAGTCGGATTAGAACCTCAGATCTTACAGCAAACTTCCAGAGATTCTGCATCCGTTAAACAAGCGTTTATGGGAATCGTCCTAACATTGGGTCACAAAACAGAAGTTTTATCTTTTGCATTTTTTACAGAAGATTTGGAATACCAGATCTTAAATTCGATTCGAAAGATGCAGAGACAGGACAAGGATTCAGGTATTGTTCTTTTAAAATCTCCAGGCAATATATCCTTCCAAGAACAAGGGTCTCCAAAAGATAGGATAGAAATTTTCGCGAGAAGAGTTCTTCGAGGAGAATATGGTCCGATCCTCGAATTGGATCTGGAAACAGAAGATCTTCCGCCTGAAACTGAAGTATTACTTTGGATTGGAGGCGGAACTCTTTCTAAAAATACAGAACATAAATTAGATAAATTCATTCTAGAAGGAGGAAGTTTTATCCTTCTATCCAAAACAATGGAGTTCAAAACAAACTCTGAAAGAGGAAGTTTCGGTCTTCTTTCAGGAGATTTAGGAGCAGGACTCGCCCAGAAAAATCCAGACTCGGAAGAAATGGTTCGTTTTTTAGAACATTATGGAATTCGAATTAACTACGATATCGTTTTAGAGCCGGATCATTCTTTGCCAATGGGCTCTGTGATTGAAATAGAACCTGGAGTTTTAGGAAAATATCCTTATCCACCTTGGATTGTTCCGGATCAAAAATCGAAAAGTTTGGATCCTAATAGCGCATTTACTAAAAACCAAGAAAGTCTTCTCATTCCTTGGTCCTCAAGTTTAAATATTCTTCCTGAGAAACAAAAAGATGTACAATATACTATATTAGCAAAAAGCGGAACAGATGCTGAGTCCAGAACAGAACCGATCTCTTTGGGAGAAAAACAAATTCTTTCTACTCCCATCCAAGCAAATGGTGGACCTTTTCTTTTAGGAGTTTATGCAGAAGGTAAATTTACTTCTTATTTCTCCGATTCCAAGCAAAGTCATCAATCTTCCGCAACTTCTGCAAATAAATCTACAAAAACAGGACGAATTTTAGTATTTGGTTCTCCATATTTAGTTTCTGATCTTTTAGCATTCCCAGAATTTTCAGAAATTCTAAAAAACTCGAATATTCCATTTTTATTAAATGCAATCGATATACTGAAAGGGGAAACAGATCTTTTAGAAGTTCGATCCAAACAATCAGCAGTTCTAAAACTAAAACCCTTGCCGTTCTTCTTAGAAACTGCTATCAGTTTATTTCATTTGTTTTTGGTTCCTGGATTATTAGCTCTGTATGCTTTCCGCAGATTAAAAAGAAGGAACGGATGA
- a CDS encoding ABC transporter permease subunit: MKLLSLSPGLIAVFKKEWASYFNTPIGYVFSILYLFLSSFLFFYGLGQGSFWDRKVAGMEEYFVWTPLLFVVFVPAITMRLWSEEKRSGSLEILFTLPISKWEIACAKFLAAWAFLGFTVCLSASIPFFIWAFGDLDLGIVFAGYLGCLLLGGAYISIGIFLSSFGRDQISSYILTVLVCLFFFLLGTQPVLKFFGGGPSAFAYLFALSSHFESFRLGILDLSDTLYFFSFIAINLAGNVFFLRRNYP; encoded by the coding sequence ATGAAACTTCTCTCTTTATCTCCTGGGCTTATCGCTGTTTTTAAAAAAGAATGGGCTAGTTATTTTAATACGCCAATTGGATATGTTTTCTCTATCCTTTATTTATTCTTATCTTCCTTTTTATTTTTTTATGGTCTAGGACAAGGTTCTTTCTGGGACAGAAAAGTTGCAGGTATGGAAGAATACTTCGTTTGGACTCCCCTTCTATTCGTTGTATTTGTTCCAGCGATCACAATGAGGCTCTGGTCAGAAGAGAAAAGGTCGGGAAGTTTAGAGATCTTATTCACTTTGCCAATTTCCAAATGGGAAATCGCCTGTGCAAAATTTTTAGCTGCTTGGGCATTTTTAGGATTCACTGTTTGTTTAAGCGCTTCTATCCCATTTTTTATCTGGGCTTTTGGTGATTTGGATTTAGGGATCGTATTTGCAGGATACCTAGGTTGTCTCTTACTCGGTGGAGCTTATATCAGCATCGGGATCTTTCTTTCTTCCTTTGGAAGAGACCAAATCAGTTCTTATATTCTAACAGTTCTTGTTTGCCTTTTCTTCTTTTTATTAGGGACTCAACCGGTTCTGAAATTTTTCGGAGGCGGACCTTCCGCATTCGCATATTTATTCGCTCTATCTTCTCATTTTGAATCATTTCGTTTAGGAATATTAGATCTTTCAGATACACTTTACTTTTTTAGTTTTATCGCTATAAATCTTGCGGGGAACGTTTTCTTTCTTAGGAGAAATTATCCATGA
- a CDS encoding ABC transporter ATP-binding protein, protein MASLQVSDLSKSYFGKIAISNLNFTIPKNRITGLLGPNGAGKTTALRILTGFVQPDKGSVSLDGISLEKDPQTIKQRLGYLPESSSIYPDMTVGEYLDFIGNARGMETSFFKKRKKEVLEICDLRSQTFSLAGILSKGTRQRLALAGALLHDPDWIVLDEPSSGLDPIQISHFRDVLRNLGKDKIILLSTHILSEVEETCDHALVLHKGNLVADLPVSEFKRSDSVFLIAKIDKETLEKSLEGKNVQILSAEKEREYTKFRLESSSLKPEEIFEIIRKESFPILEYKISQKSLESVFQDLVSG, encoded by the coding sequence GTGGCCTCTCTCCAGGTATCCGATCTTTCTAAATCCTATTTCGGGAAGATCGCAATTTCTAATCTAAATTTTACCATTCCAAAAAATAGGATCACAGGTTTACTTGGACCAAACGGTGCCGGTAAAACTACTGCACTCAGAATTCTTACAGGTTTCGTACAACCGGATAAAGGTTCCGTATCACTCGACGGAATCTCTTTGGAAAAAGATCCACAAACTATAAAACAAAGACTAGGTTATCTTCCAGAATCTTCCTCAATTTATCCAGATATGACTGTCGGGGAATATTTGGATTTTATAGGAAATGCGAGAGGAATGGAGACTTCTTTCTTTAAAAAAAGAAAAAAAGAAGTATTAGAAATTTGTGATCTAAGATCTCAAACTTTTTCTTTGGCAGGGATTTTGTCCAAAGGTACAAGACAAAGATTGGCGTTGGCAGGAGCATTACTCCATGATCCTGATTGGATCGTTTTAGATGAGCCTAGTTCAGGATTAGATCCTATCCAAATTTCTCATTTTAGAGATGTACTTCGAAATTTAGGAAAAGATAAAATAATATTATTGTCCACTCATATCCTATCAGAAGTAGAAGAAACCTGTGACCATGCCTTAGTTTTACATAAAGGAAACCTAGTTGCAGATCTTCCCGTTTCAGAATTTAAAAGATCTGATTCAGTTTTTCTAATAGCCAAAATAGATAAAGAGACCTTGGAAAAAAGTTTAGAAGGTAAGAATGTGCAGATCCTATCTGCGGAAAAAGAAAGAGAATATACAAAATTTAGATTAGAATCCTCTTCTCTTAAACCTGAGGAAATTTTCGAGATCATCCGGAAAGAATCCTTTCCAATTTTAGAATATAAGATTTCCCAAAAGTCTTTAGAATCAGTCTTTCAGGACCTGGTTTCCGGTTAA
- a CDS encoding STAS domain-containing protein: MAKLTIQNKHGIVRFENQLLDGYEKVFDEISEQASRAHIQNLTLDMTPTKKITSSGVAKLLTLRNLLDHFGVKLEVVNLQPTLMDVLRKFKVDTMLRIKA, encoded by the coding sequence ATGGCCAAATTAACGATACAAAATAAACACGGAATCGTTCGCTTCGAAAATCAACTCCTGGATGGATATGAAAAGGTATTTGATGAGATTTCGGAACAGGCATCCAGGGCACATATCCAAAACTTAACCTTGGATATGACCCCAACCAAAAAAATCACTTCTAGCGGTGTTGCAAAACTACTCACTCTTAGAAACCTTTTGGATCATTTCGGAGTGAAATTAGAGGTGGTGAATCTTCAACCTACTCTAATGGATGTGCTCCGTAAGTTCAAAGTGGATACAATGCTTCGCATCAAAGCGTAA
- a CDS encoding class I SAM-dependent DNA methyltransferase, whose translation MILESYQIGTQKIHPKIALDLGCGTCKIWKFLPSSTELWGIDNSPEMLQIADSQQIRGVRKLGDLLSFPKLNQSFDLIFSVHDTLNYFQKEEELSRVFAQVSAALEKNGVFFFDVSTSENFRKNFQDKVLKETHGKTKLVWKNEFDPETSVLKTSLEFSGPGISELEEHYHRAYPLETWSKILQNSGLEILGIGSDYEAWEIFPKANYWNFVCRKI comes from the coding sequence ATGATTTTGGAATCTTACCAGATTGGAACCCAAAAAATCCATCCAAAAATCGCATTAGATTTAGGTTGTGGAACCTGCAAAATTTGGAAATTTCTACCTTCTTCCACAGAACTTTGGGGAATCGATAATTCTCCTGAAATGCTCCAAATCGCCGATTCTCAGCAAATTAGAGGGGTCCGTAAATTAGGAGACCTTCTATCCTTTCCTAAATTGAACCAGTCTTTTGATCTAATTTTTTCAGTACATGACACTTTAAATTATTTCCAAAAAGAAGAAGAACTATCTCGGGTATTTGCCCAAGTTTCAGCGGCCTTGGAGAAGAATGGGGTCTTCTTTTTCGATGTAAGCACCTCTGAAAATTTTCGAAAAAATTTTCAGGATAAGGTCCTAAAAGAGACTCATGGGAAGACAAAGCTCGTTTGGAAGAATGAATTTGATCCGGAAACTTCTGTTTTAAAGACTAGTTTGGAATTTTCTGGACCTGGAATTTCAGAGTTGGAGGAGCATTATCATAGGGCTTATCCACTCGAAACTTGGTCGAAGATACTACAAAATTCAGGCCTCGAAATTCTAGGAATTGGGTCTGATTATGAGGCCTGGGAAATTTTTCCCAAGGCGAATTATTGGAATTTTGTGTGCCGAAAAATTTGA
- a CDS encoding DUF723 domain-containing protein, whose amino-acid sequence MDFLGSNLVRFQNHLRPVTIRCPFHDPVVNARKRRIRPFFGDWRNNS is encoded by the coding sequence ATGGATTTTTTGGGTTCCAATCTGGTAAGATTCCAAAATCATCTTCGCCCAGTCACGATAAGGTGCCCGTTTCATGACCCCGTCGTAAATGCTCGCAAACGCCGTATAAGGCCTTTTTTTGGGGATTGGAGAAATAATTCTTGA
- the map gene encoding type I methionyl aminopeptidase, which yields MIYIKNKTEIEKMRAAGKLAAALLDYISGFIQPGISTLAINDLCEEFTKKNGGKSAPLGYKGFPKSVCTSINEVVCHGIPKAIDVLKEGDIVNVDVTPIVDGYHGDSSRTFIVGGKTSPEVERLVKDAERAMWIGIEQVKPGNRVSDIANAIDDYLTPKGYGIVKDLMGHGIGRGFHEEPQIPHYRSGRKLAKLEPGMTFTIEPMVNLGTWEVIFSKKDGWTVTTRDGKWSAQFEHTILVTEKGYEILTQA from the coding sequence TTGATCTACATCAAGAACAAGACTGAAATCGAGAAAATGAGGGCGGCGGGCAAATTAGCCGCCGCGCTTCTTGACTATATATCCGGGTTTATTCAACCAGGTATAAGTACTCTTGCGATCAATGATCTCTGCGAAGAGTTCACTAAGAAAAATGGAGGCAAGTCGGCTCCATTAGGTTACAAGGGTTTTCCGAAATCAGTATGTACTTCTATCAATGAAGTCGTTTGCCACGGCATACCAAAGGCAATCGATGTTCTGAAAGAAGGAGATATAGTCAACGTAGACGTTACTCCTATCGTAGATGGATATCATGGAGATAGTTCTCGTACTTTTATCGTAGGTGGTAAAACTTCTCCGGAAGTAGAACGTCTCGTAAAAGATGCAGAACGTGCCATGTGGATTGGGATAGAGCAGGTAAAACCTGGAAATCGTGTTAGCGATATTGCAAATGCGATCGATGACTATCTAACTCCTAAAGGATACGGGATCGTTAAAGATCTAATGGGCCACGGAATAGGAAGAGGTTTCCATGAAGAACCTCAAATCCCTCATTACCGTTCCGGCCGTAAACTCGCCAAATTAGAACCTGGAATGACATTCACTATAGAACCAATGGTGAATTTAGGAACCTGGGAAGTGATTTTTTCTAAAAAGGATGGTTGGACTGTGACCACAAGGGACGGAAAATGGTCCGCTCAGTTCGAACATACCATTCTAGTCACTGAAAAAGGCTATGAAATTTTAACCCAAGCATAG
- a CDS encoding DUF350 domain-containing protein, whose amino-acid sequence MDFVWKYISLLGKDLAFFVLGFLVFYIGKKLKDWTEPRKLDEELVKSDNSALALSLSGYYIGVIILFITIVSHPGEKGDLVGDLFQVSSFSILGVVLLLLSQKINDGLILGGIDAIEEIYEKRNLAVASVLFGGTIASSFFIAAALNGDIGEKVFPQGLGIAVSPLVEKTIVGSIISVIFFSIGQIGMILFSVYYKLWIPYKLRLELEEKQNLAAGTAFAGALLAIGILLTRALFREFESLYQTGILLLLDLGLAFIIIPILHFFADWVVLPGSTLKEEIERDQNFGAGLLEAVVLVSFSAIIFFAV is encoded by the coding sequence ATGGATTTCGTTTGGAAATATATTTCTTTACTAGGTAAGGATCTCGCCTTTTTCGTTTTAGGCTTCTTAGTCTTTTACATCGGCAAAAAACTCAAGGACTGGACGGAACCTCGTAAGTTAGACGAGGAATTAGTAAAATCCGATAATAGCGCGCTCGCATTGAGCTTATCTGGTTATTATATCGGGGTCATAATATTATTTATCACCATAGTTTCTCACCCTGGAGAAAAAGGAGACTTGGTTGGAGATCTTTTCCAAGTATCTTCATTTTCTATCTTAGGAGTTGTACTTCTTCTTCTCTCCCAAAAGATAAACGATGGATTGATTTTGGGTGGAATAGACGCAATCGAAGAGATCTATGAAAAAAGAAATCTAGCGGTTGCTTCCGTTTTATTCGGAGGAACAATCGCGAGTTCCTTTTTTATTGCAGCTGCATTGAATGGGGATATAGGAGAGAAGGTCTTTCCTCAAGGATTAGGAATTGCAGTTTCTCCACTTGTTGAAAAAACAATCGTAGGATCTATTATCTCTGTGATCTTCTTCTCTATTGGACAGATAGGGATGATCTTATTCTCAGTTTATTATAAACTTTGGATACCTTATAAACTAAGATTAGAGTTAGAGGAAAAACAGAACCTTGCTGCAGGAACAGCATTTGCAGGAGCATTACTTGCAATCGGAATTTTACTTACCAGAGCATTGTTTAGAGAATTTGAATCCTTATACCAAACAGGGATCTTATTACTCTTAGATCTTGGACTTGCATTTATAATCATTCCTATTTTACATTTTTTTGCGGATTGGGTCGTGCTTCCTGGTTCCACATTAAAGGAAGAAATAGAAAGGGATCAGAATTTCGGGGCAGGACTTTTGGAAGCAGTGGTGCTTGTGTCCTTCTCTGCTATTATATTTTTTGCAGTTTGA
- a CDS encoding LIC_11502 family protein → MQEGEETSLYSLSGGIPLQELLVAAKEAGLDLPKERARPLGRILLAGLLGALRGFEERGLSPFLPTHKYIFAEIVSDLTDAYSILSQESDEKMILQAACDFGIKKVYHLEWKLYSSKDLF, encoded by the coding sequence ATGCAGGAAGGAGAAGAAACATCCTTATATTCTTTATCCGGAGGAATTCCACTCCAGGAACTTTTAGTCGCAGCAAAAGAAGCCGGCTTAGATCTCCCAAAAGAAAGAGCAAGACCGCTCGGTAGGATTTTACTCGCAGGACTTTTAGGAGCGCTACGAGGATTTGAAGAGAGAGGACTTTCTCCCTTCTTACCTACTCATAAATACATTTTTGCTGAGATCGTTTCAGATCTTACTGATGCTTATTCTATCCTATCCCAAGAATCGGATGAAAAAATGATTTTACAAGCAGCTTGTGATTTCGGGATCAAAAAAGTATATCATCTTGAATGGAAATTATACTCTTCTAAAGATTTATTCTAA